In Argopecten irradians isolate NY chromosome 11, Ai_NY, whole genome shotgun sequence, one DNA window encodes the following:
- the LOC138334918 gene encoding transcriptional regulatory protein AlgP-like, whose amino-acid sequence MPGRQTKTPKRTTRKSTAASGSPTDIGTLKALSPKTPGWMSGTHAVFKTPESPSPKQLRTRRSSMYPSNFELKSKTSKLGLKEKQLIRSPPVAKRTRRSSIYQKSTMTLVDIPLSPEKPKSKMASPKGVKTRTRRSSVYHRGGSAKLVQITEESTVTQKTKTIPISVKPFTNVKSQDKSTSSQPVKQENARPPRPAPKSLPQKRKVQTPDKSPQAKRAKVSSPTSPVIAAKQVKSPPGDSASRSSTKKTSSPTKELTWKTPAKSSRSSRSTPVLQVEVSSKTKSTSVKKTPVQKIKSPTEQTAKTPAAKAPVQSKEKKLVAKTPVQSKAKTPAAKTPVQSKAKTPAAKTPAVKTPAVKTPVQSKAKTPAVKTPVQSKAKTPAVKTPVQSKAKTPAVKPPVQSKAKTPAAKTPAVKPPVQSKAKTPGQSKAKTPAAKTPVQSKAKTPAVKTPVESKAKTPVTKKSPGRRAKESSPMKDTPVIGSKVLTQSNHVKNVQKRKLSEETVDTKSPQPLKKYKAAENVKPKSVIVQSPDSSAKRLKTPKKLPKTPVVKRKTTPARHAEVEAQTIDVIPVQADQEYEPFNATLIDEANTSIMSQTSNGLDTTYSHSSRCIIL is encoded by the exons ATGCCAGGGAGACAGACAAAGACACCTAAAAGGACAACCAGAAAGTCCACTGCTGCTTCAGGAAGTCCCACTGACATTGG AACTTTGAAAGCGTTAAGTCCTAAAACGCCAGGATGGATGTCGGGAACACATGCAGTCTTCAAAACACCTGAATCACCGTCACCAAAGCAACTTAGGACTCGTCG GTCATCTATGTACCCGTCAAACTTTGAACTGAAGAGCAAGACATCAAAATTGGGACTTAAAGAAAAACAACTTATACGTTCCCCACCAGTGGCAAAACGCACTAGAAGGTCATCCATATACCAGAAGTCTACCATGACTTTAGTAGATATTCCTCTTTCTCCCGAAAAACCCAAGTCCAAAATGGCATCCCCTAAAGGTGTTAAAACCAGGACAAGGAGGTCGTCTGTCTATCACAGAGGTGGAAGTGCTAAACTTGTACAGATCACAGAAGAATCAACAGTTACGCAAAAGACCAAAACAATACCAATATCAGTCAAACCTTTCACTAATGTGAAATCTCAGGATAAATCTACTTCCAGTCAGCCAGTTAAACAGGAAAATGCCCGGCCACCTCGACCGGCACCAAAGTCCTTACCACAGAAGAGGAAGGTACAGACTCCAGACAAGTCCCCACAGGCAAAGAGAGCCAAGGTCAGTAGTCCAACATCTCCAGTGATAGCAGCAAAACAGGTCAAAAGTCCTCCCGGGGATTCTGCATCTAGATCTTCAACAAAGAAAACCAGTTCCCCTACAAAAGAGTTGACTTGGAAAACTCCTGCAAAATCTTCAAGATCATCTCGTAGCACTCCTGTGTTGCAAGTTGAGGTTTCATCCAAGACAAAGTCAACATCAGTTAAAAAGACGCCAGTGCAAAAGATAAAATCACCAACAGAGCAAACTGCAAAGACACCAGCTGCAAAAGCACCTGTTCAGAGTAAGGAAAAAAAACTAGTTGCGAAAACACCTGTTCAGAGTAAAGCAAAAACACCAGCTGCGAAAACACCTGTTCAGAGTAAGGCAAAAACACCAGCAGCAAAAACACCAGCTGTGAAAACACCAGCTGTGAAAACACCTGTTCAGAGTAAGGCAAAAACACCAGCTGTGAAAACTCCTGTTCAGAGTAAGGCAAAAACACCAGCTGTGAAAACACCTGTTCAGAGTAAAGCAAAAACACCAGCTGTGAAACCTCCTGTTCAGAGTAAAGCAAAAACACCAGCAGCAAAAACACCAGCTGTGAAACCTCCTGTTCAGAGTAAGGCAAAAACACCAGGTCAGAGTAAGGCGAAAACACCAGCTGCGAAAACACCTGTTCAAAGTAAGGCAAAAACACCAGCTGTGAAAACTCCTGTTGAGAGTAAAGCAAAGACACCAGTTACAAAGAAAAGTCCTGGAAGAAGGGCGAAAGAATCCTCACCAATGAAAGACACTCCAGTTATTGGGTCTAAAGTTTTAACACAAAGTAACCATGTGAAAAATGTACAGAAAAGAAAATTGTCTGAAGAAACTGTTGATACCAAGAGTCCTCAACCCCTCAAGAAGTACAAGGCTGCTGAAAATGTAAAACCCAAATCTGTCATTGTACAATCTCCAGATAGTAGTGCGAAAAGACTGAAGACCCCCAAGAAACTTCCAAAAACACCAGTAGTTAAACGCAAAACAACTCCTGCCAGGCATGCTGAGGTAGAAGCACAGACCATAGATGTGATTCCTGTCCAAGCAGACCAGGAATATGAGCCATTTAACGCTACACTGATTGATGAGGCAAACACATCTATAATGAGCCAGACAAGTAATGGACTTGATACAACATATTCACACTCATCGCGCTGTATTATCCTCTAG